A genomic window from Canis aureus isolate CA01 chromosome 2, VMU_Caureus_v.1.0, whole genome shotgun sequence includes:
- the TMEM161B gene encoding transmembrane protein 161B isoform X4, with product MAVLIVTENYLEFGLETGFTNFSDSAMQFLEKQGLESQGPVSKLTFKFFLAIFCSLIGAFLTFPGLRLAQMHLDALNLATEKITQTLLHINFLAPLFMVLLWVKPITKDYIMNPPLGKESVPLMTEATFDTLRLWLIILLCALRLAMMRSHLQAYLNLAQKCVDQMKKEAGRISTVELQKMVARVFYYLCVIALQYVAPLVMLLHTTLLLKTLGNHSWGIYPESSSTLPVDNTLPSNSVSSELPSADGKMKVTVTQITVALSSLKNIFTPLLFRGLLSFLTWWIAACLFSTSLFGLFYHQYLTVA from the exons ATGGCAGTCTTGATTGTGACAGAAAACTATCTGGAATTTGGACTTGAAACAG gtTTTACAAATTTTTCAGATAGTGCGATGCAGTTTCTTGAAAAGCAAGGTTTAGAATctca ggGTCCTGTTTCAAAACTTACTTTCAAATTTTTCCTGGCTATTTTCTGTTCACTCATTGGGGCTTTTTTGACATTTCCTGGATTACGACTGGCTCAAATGCATCTGGATGCCCTGAATTTGGCAACAGAAAAAATTACACA AACATTGCTTCATATCAACTTCTTGGCTCCTTTATTTATGGTTCTGCTGTGGGTAAAACCAATCACCAAAGACTACATTATGAACCCACCATTGGGTAAAGAAAGTGTCCCTTT AATGACAGAAGCGACATTCGATACTCTGCGACTCTGGTTAATAATCCTGCTGTGTGCTTTGCGGTTGGCCATGATGCGCAGTCACCTACAAGCTTACTTAAACTTAGCCCAGAAATGTGTGGatcaaatgaagaaagaagcaGGGCGAATAAGTACAGTTGAGCTACAGAAAATG GTGGCTCGAGTCTTTTATTACCTTTGTGTCATTGCCCTGCAGTATGTGGCACCTCTGGTAATGCTGCTTCACACAACTCTGCTTTTGAAAACACTAG GTAATCATTCCTGGGGGATTTATCCAGAATCTAGCTCTACCTTGCCAGTGGATAATACTCTACCCTCCAATTCTGTTTCCTCTGAATTACCATCTGCTGATGGGAAGATGAAGGTAACTGTTACACAAATAACAGTGGCACTGAGcagcttaaaaaatattttcactccTCTGCTTTTTCGAGGACTTCTGTCTTTTCTGACCTGGTGGATTGCTGCTTGTCTCTTTTCTACAAGCCTTTTTGGGCTTTTCTATCACCAGTATCTGACTGTGGCATGA
- the TMEM161B gene encoding transmembrane protein 161B isoform X3, which yields MKPTQEMNISLVWCLLVLSFAVKVLFSLTTHYFKVEDGGERSVCVTFGFFFFVKAMAVLIVTENYLEFGLETGFTNFSDSAMQFLEKQGLESQGPVSKLTFKFFLAIFCSLIGAFLTFPGLRLAQMHLDALNLATEKITQTLLHINFLAPLFMVLLWVKPITKDYIMNPPLGKESVPLMTEATFDTLRLWLIILLCALRLAMMRSHLQAYLNLAQKCVDQMKKEAGRISTVELQKMVARVFYYLCVIALQYVAPLVMLLHTTLLLKTLGNHSWGIYPESSSTLPVDNTLPSNSVSSELPSADGKMKVTVTQITVALSSLKNIFTPLLFRGLLSFLTWWIAACLFSTSLFGLFYHQYLTVA from the exons CAAAGTTCTATTTTCATTAACTACACACTATTTTAAAGTAGAAGATGGTGGTGAAAGATCAGTCTGTGTtacctttggattttttttctttgtgaaagcAATGGCAGTCTTGATTGTGACAGAAAACTATCTGGAATTTGGACTTGAAACAG gtTTTACAAATTTTTCAGATAGTGCGATGCAGTTTCTTGAAAAGCAAGGTTTAGAATctca ggGTCCTGTTTCAAAACTTACTTTCAAATTTTTCCTGGCTATTTTCTGTTCACTCATTGGGGCTTTTTTGACATTTCCTGGATTACGACTGGCTCAAATGCATCTGGATGCCCTGAATTTGGCAACAGAAAAAATTACACA AACATTGCTTCATATCAACTTCTTGGCTCCTTTATTTATGGTTCTGCTGTGGGTAAAACCAATCACCAAAGACTACATTATGAACCCACCATTGGGTAAAGAAAGTGTCCCTTT AATGACAGAAGCGACATTCGATACTCTGCGACTCTGGTTAATAATCCTGCTGTGTGCTTTGCGGTTGGCCATGATGCGCAGTCACCTACAAGCTTACTTAAACTTAGCCCAGAAATGTGTGGatcaaatgaagaaagaagcaGGGCGAATAAGTACAGTTGAGCTACAGAAAATG GTGGCTCGAGTCTTTTATTACCTTTGTGTCATTGCCCTGCAGTATGTGGCACCTCTGGTAATGCTGCTTCACACAACTCTGCTTTTGAAAACACTAG GTAATCATTCCTGGGGGATTTATCCAGAATCTAGCTCTACCTTGCCAGTGGATAATACTCTACCCTCCAATTCTGTTTCCTCTGAATTACCATCTGCTGATGGGAAGATGAAGGTAACTGTTACACAAATAACAGTGGCACTGAGcagcttaaaaaatattttcactccTCTGCTTTTTCGAGGACTTCTGTCTTTTCTGACCTGGTGGATTGCTGCTTGTCTCTTTTCTACAAGCCTTTTTGGGCTTTTCTATCACCAGTATCTGACTGTGGCATGA